AGGGTCAAGAGTTACAACCAGGTTAGTGTATCCAGCAGGACCCGAAGTCACAGCCGATCTAGCACCCCCAGCAGGACTCAAAGTCACAGCCGGTCTAGAACACCCAGAAGGGCAAGAAGTCGCAGTCGGAAGAGGACTCACAGCAGGGAGAGAAGTCACAGTTGGAAAAGAAATCACAGTAGGGCAAGAAGTCGTACCCGGAAGGGAACTCCGAGCCAGATGAGAAGACATAGCCAGTCTAGAACCCCTAGCAAAGAGAGAGATCACAGACGATCTAGAATCCCCAGCAAGGAGAAAGATCAGAGACAATCTAGAAGCCCCAGCAAGGACAGAGATCATAGCCGATCTGAAACCTCCAGCAAGGAAAGAAATCATAGCCGAGCTAGAACCCCCAGAAAAGAGAGCTATCACAGCCAATCTAGAACCTCCAGCAAGGCAAGAGATCATAGCCGATCTAGAAGCTCCAGTAAGGAAAGAGATTATAGCCAATCTAGAAGCTtcagcaaagaaagaagagatctTAGCCGATCTAGAAGCTCCAGTAAGGAAAGAGATAACAGCCGATCTAGATGCTCCAGTAAGGAAAGAGATCACAGCCGAACTAGAACCCCCAGAAACCAGAGTGATCACAGCAGAACTAGAAATCCCAGAAAGGAGAGAGATCATAGCCAATCTAGAAGCTTCAGCAAGGAAAGAGACCACAGCCGATCTAAAAGCTCCAGCAAGGAAAGAGATCACAGTCAATCTAGAAGCTCCAGTAAGGAAAGAGATCACAGCCGATCTAGAAGCTTCAGCAAGGAAAGAAGAGATCACAGCCAAACTAGAACCCCCAGAAAACAGAGAGATTACAGCAGAACTAGAAgctctgaaaaggaaagaagagatcaCAGCCGAACTAGAACcctcagaaaagagagagatcacAGTGGAACTAGAGCTCCCAGAAAGGAGAGAGATTACAGTCGATCTAGAACCTTCAGTAAGAGAGAGGACAGCCAATCTAGAAGCCCCAGCAAGGAGAGCATTCACAGCCAATCTACAACCCCCAGAAGTCTCAGCTGGAAAGGATCCTTTAGCAGGGCCCAGAGTCCTAGTCAGAACAGAACACCCACTGAGACAGGAAGCCAACCCCCCTCAAGACTTCTCAGTCGAGCCCCAATCCCAAGCCAGGATCGTATTCAAGCCAACACCACCACCTCTAAGGCCATCTCACCTGGAGAGAGGTCCTCATCATCTTCTTCCAAACTGGCGTAGCCCCCAGTCTCAGCTGGCTCACGGGTCTCTGTCATGGCCAGGGGACGGGGACAGAAGACAGGAGCAGAGCAGCAGCTGGGCAGTGTCCCTCCCCGGCCAGCTCTCCACAGCCACACCTCGGCCACAAGTTCTCTAATGCAAGATGTCAGCAGGTAGAGGGATGCTGGACAGGGGAAGGAAAGGCCTGTGGTGACTCAATAAATTTTTACATAGCATCTGCCTCCCCAGGCTTCGCTGTGTGCTCAGTGCTGGGGGCAAGGCAAAGATGgccccagctctgtccctgacTGCCTCCAAGGCCTTGAGTGTAAGCCCTGCCCCTCTGTAGGCCTTAATTTACCCACCTGAGCAACAAAGCTGTCTGTGGTTCTTATTcaatggggtggggaagggtacgattccaaatatttaaaggtGGGAACAAGCCTGGGCACCAATCAGAAGTGAGGGTAGAACATGGTCCTATGCCCGATATTAATCCTTTTGTTGCTCGAATGTGGGAAAGCCTGGAGTTGGGGGAGGATCCAAACTAGCAGTTGGGCGTACGGATTACTTGGCATAGTGGTGATATACCAACCAGTCtagaagtatttaaatatttaaacaactgGTATGGTTGCACTAGTCTGTGAATGTCAGTCCTAGTTCTATATCAATTAATACCTTGGCAAGATAGTGTCTAAGTTTGAGTCCTAAATCTGCCACATTCTAGCTGTGTATCTTCAAGCAAAGGACCTAACTTCTCCAGTCTGTCTCCTTCTAGATGCAGAAAGGGCTTCCAGGACTTCACTCATGTATTCCTCATAACCATGTGGAGACAGATTATCTCCTttgtatagatgaagaaatggaggtagAGAGGATTAACAagtagcccaaggtcacaccaacTGGGAGAAACATGAACTAGGATTTGAAGCCATGTCATCCTACATCTCATAAAATGAATCCTCGGCTGAAAATACTTTTCGAGGATTCAGTAGGTTCATTCATATAAATTGCTCATACGTGGCAGGTCCTCCATTAACAGGCGGTTACTACTCCCACTTCTGACTCTATAAACCTTTCCAGATTTCTCACCTGTCCCTGTGCACACCAGGACTTTTCACATCTGTGGATCTTAGCAATCCTGTTGTTCTTGTCTAGAATGTACTCCTTCCCCTTTGTCATTCCTCCTCACCCTACAAGGCTCACCTCAAACACAAGAACTTCTGTACTTCTTCCCAGCCCAAATACCATGTCTGCCTCTACCAAGAAGACTTCTCTcaactctcctttctctccctcttcaccAATACTTCTCTACACACACGCATACCCACTTCTTTGTCTCCCAGTGCACTACCTAACAGGGAGAGCTAGGCAGAACAAGTTAGTGAAGGGGGATGGCAGCCTCAGCTGCAACTCTTATATGCCAAGGTCTGTGCTGGGCACTAAGTATACAATGGTGGAAAATACATGGTTCCTTCAAAGCCTGGAGGTGATGTTTAATGCTGTggctaaagagaaaaacattaggTTTGAAGTCTA
The DNA window shown above is from Rhinolophus ferrumequinum isolate MPI-CBG mRhiFer1 chromosome 15, mRhiFer1_v1.p, whole genome shotgun sequence and carries:
- the SRRM5 gene encoding serine/arginine repetitive matrix protein 5 yields the protein MSPVASRTTSPFAPTMSSPPTRSSKPSVSPASTGPSMPTASPKARASVKNTQSARPTKPSTAPNLVRSPSSSKSTKRASTKTAPSKQPSSRSQGRSRARTPSKASTDTRTSKASKAGRVRHHQQKGTHSRGRTPSRKRPQGAKRGMSSRERTPTSQQKQSGGKSYSQPRTNNQERSESQPRNKSREKSYSPPGASCMGKSFRLAVTPSRAKSYSPTRILFKETGFSQSPSSSRRVKSYSQMITLSREWSYSPTEMSSRVKSYNQVSVSSRTRSHSRSSTPSRTQSHSRSRTPRRARSRSRKRTHSRERSHSWKRNHSRARSRTRKGTPSQMRRHSQSRTPSKERDHRRSRIPSKEKDQRQSRSPSKDRDHSRSETSSKERNHSRARTPRKESYHSQSRTSSKARDHSRSRSSSKERDYSQSRSFSKERRDLSRSRSSSKERDNSRSRCSSKERDHSRTRTPRNQSDHSRTRNPRKERDHSQSRSFSKERDHSRSKSSSKERDHSQSRSSSKERDHSRSRSFSKERRDHSQTRTPRKQRDYSRTRSSEKERRDHSRTRTLRKERDHSGTRAPRKERDYSRSRTFSKREDSQSRSPSKESIHSQSTTPRSLSWKGSFSRAQSPSQNRTPTETGSQPPSRLLSRAPIPSQDRIQANTTTSKAISPGERSSSSSSKLA